Proteins found in one Paenibacillus borealis genomic segment:
- a CDS encoding inositol monophosphatase family protein, with protein MNFDLRELALFAEQAVTKAGDTISGLRSREQIEVNFKDDGELVTSADLLSERIIQEAIIGKFQGHRILSEENGVHNWDDFKFDGPVWVIDPLDGTVNFARNLPHYGLSLAFALDGVVLAGAVYAPDLNCTYVGIKGRGSYCNGERLRTRTCTSLLDAVIGTGFPHDPAKVQPAIERVNRLRRNCRDIRRFAAPTVDICYVASGKLDAHTESLSPWDVAAAGLIAREAGALSCNVQGVPDDIPAELYGEEVVFTTPGIFGDLLTLLRKESE; from the coding sequence ATGAATTTTGACCTTCGAGAATTAGCGTTGTTTGCAGAACAGGCTGTAACAAAAGCAGGTGACACAATTTCCGGATTGCGCAGTCGGGAACAAATTGAAGTGAATTTCAAGGATGATGGTGAACTTGTGACATCTGCTGATTTACTATCGGAAAGAATCATTCAAGAAGCCATAATAGGTAAATTTCAAGGTCATCGAATTCTTTCGGAAGAAAATGGAGTACATAACTGGGATGATTTCAAGTTTGACGGTCCGGTTTGGGTGATTGATCCCTTAGATGGAACGGTTAATTTTGCCCGGAACCTACCGCATTACGGCCTTTCATTGGCTTTTGCCCTTGATGGCGTAGTCCTGGCAGGAGCAGTATATGCGCCAGATTTGAACTGTACTTATGTTGGGATTAAAGGGAGAGGCTCCTATTGCAATGGTGAGCGTTTACGAACTCGTACATGTACTTCACTATTAGATGCTGTCATTGGCACAGGTTTTCCTCATGATCCGGCCAAAGTGCAGCCGGCAATCGAAAGAGTGAACCGGCTCAGAAGAAACTGCCGTGACATTAGGCGTTTTGCTGCGCCAACAGTAGACATTTGTTATGTGGCGTCCGGAAAATTAGATGCGCATACGGAAAGTCTTTCACCGTGGGACGTAGCCGCCGCAGGCTTGATTGCACGGGAGGCGGGCGCATTGAGTTGCAATGTACAAGGGGTGCCAGATGACATTCCTGCTGAACTTTATGGTGAAGAGGTCGTATTCACGACACCTGGAATCTTCGGGGATCTCTTGACATTATTGCGGAAGGAATCAGAATAA
- a CDS encoding HD-GYP domain-containing protein translates to MRLYRIFIKNQIRNYIFGSVVAVLAVGSLILLSSLEISSIEYFRLLLVLGLSFIIMAVMEIGVFLNQIRPIRTALYEENLTLPMLEEAYLHTHQMPRRAVQRIMGPHLLGLSLPACLMTFWMIYNGWITVPYFYLILAVCGAILVACMHALIEFFLTCTAIIPLIKEFRNRALEQYGIDFSLEGHVFVPIRPKFLVSCMLIGTFPLFLFIMATQIRLHGNGGPVGVVGLQSYWAWASMVLLIGTLFSSIAAWLLTNSVQHPINELYQAMNHVRDGNLIQVQDEYSDEFSKLVAGFNMMVRGLQTREQQSRQLLDSYFTTLAVALDARDPYTAGHSLRVAEYSVIIGQLAGLTGQQLDDLRKTALLHDIGKIGVRDSILFKEEALTDEEFDQIKSHPVLGENILRQIEPVEKMAPYLGGVRSHHERYDGKGYPDGLAGTDIPLHGRIIAVADAYDAMTSNRPYRKGMDHDRALAILEQGRGTQWDPEFAGLFLAYFGRKPEPLQTGYPIKTG, encoded by the coding sequence ATGAGACTATACAGAATATTCATTAAAAATCAGATCCGGAATTATATATTCGGCTCAGTAGTAGCGGTGCTGGCAGTAGGAAGTCTGATTCTGCTATCATCTCTGGAGATAAGCAGCATAGAATATTTCCGGCTCTTGCTTGTGCTCGGGCTGTCATTTATTATCATGGCGGTCATGGAGATTGGTGTTTTTCTCAATCAGATCAGACCGATCCGCACAGCACTGTATGAAGAAAACCTGACATTGCCAATGCTGGAAGAAGCGTATCTGCATACACATCAGATGCCGAGGCGTGCCGTTCAGCGGATTATGGGGCCGCATCTTCTGGGCCTCTCCCTGCCGGCCTGCCTGATGACATTCTGGATGATTTACAATGGCTGGATTACGGTTCCGTATTTCTATCTGATCCTGGCTGTGTGCGGAGCCATTCTTGTGGCATGCATGCATGCGCTAATTGAATTTTTCCTGACCTGTACGGCCATTATTCCGCTGATCAAAGAATTCAGAAACCGGGCGCTGGAGCAGTATGGTATTGATTTCTCTTTGGAAGGCCATGTATTTGTGCCGATCCGTCCCAAATTTCTGGTAAGCTGTATGCTAATCGGCACATTTCCGCTATTTCTGTTTATCATGGCTACGCAAATCCGTCTGCATGGTAATGGAGGTCCTGTAGGAGTGGTCGGACTTCAAAGCTACTGGGCGTGGGCGAGTATGGTGCTGCTGATCGGAACCCTTTTCTCATCGATAGCGGCCTGGCTTCTGACGAACAGTGTGCAGCATCCTATTAATGAGCTGTATCAGGCGATGAACCATGTAAGGGACGGCAATCTGATCCAGGTACAGGATGAGTACTCCGATGAATTCTCCAAGCTTGTCGCAGGATTTAATATGATGGTGCGGGGGCTGCAGACCCGGGAACAACAGAGCAGGCAGCTGCTTGACAGCTACTTCACTACACTGGCCGTGGCGCTGGATGCCCGTGATCCTTACACCGCAGGGCATTCACTGCGTGTCGCGGAATACTCGGTCATTATCGGCCAGCTGGCCGGACTCACCGGGCAGCAGCTGGATGATTTACGCAAGACGGCCCTGCTGCATGATATTGGCAAGATTGGGGTGAGGGACAGCATCCTGTTCAAGGAAGAAGCCCTTACGGATGAGGAGTTCGACCAGATTAAGAGCCATCCTGTGTTAGGAGAGAATATTTTGCGGCAGATTGAACCGGTAGAAAAAATGGCACCCTATCTGGGAGGCGTCCGTTCCCATCATGAGCGCTATGACGGTAAAGGATATCCGGACGGTCTTGCCGGTACGGATATTCCTTTACATGGCCGGATTATCGCTGTGGCGGATGCCTATGATGCTATGACCTCTAACCGTCCTTACCGCAAAGGGATGGATCACGACCGGGCGCTGGCTATTCTGGAGCAGGGAAGGGGCACTCAATGGGACCCGGAATTTGCCGGACTATTTCTGGCGTACTTTGGACGGAAGCCGGAACCTCTTCAGACAGGTTATCCAATCAAAACAGGATAA
- a CDS encoding NusG domain II-containing protein has protein sequence MKRADVLLISIVLIAALAFLVPRWLSNDADKGGPGKELTANITVDGKLFKTVTLTKEEQTIDIRTERGYNILKVHDYGIEMYDADCPDQVCLGFGFITLPKQTIVCLPHRVLVEIASASGEDEVDAYVQ, from the coding sequence ATGAAACGCGCAGATGTGCTGCTGATTTCTATCGTTCTGATTGCTGCGCTCGCTTTTCTCGTGCCGAGATGGCTGTCAAACGATGCTGATAAAGGTGGGCCCGGCAAGGAACTTACGGCCAATATAACGGTAGACGGCAAGCTGTTCAAAACAGTCACGCTTACCAAAGAAGAGCAAACCATTGATATCCGTACAGAACGCGGCTATAACATTTTGAAGGTGCATGATTATGGGATTGAGATGTACGATGCGGATTGTCCCGATCAGGTATGCCTCGGCTTTGGATTTATCACTCTGCCGAAGCAGACCATAGTATGCCTTCCGCACCGGGTATTAGTTGAAATTGCAAGTGCGTCGGGGGAGGATGAAGTAGATGCCTATGTCCAGTAG
- a CDS encoding Gx transporter family protein — MPMSSSESATALKRTVIIAIFAAVAVVLSIVEAQIPLAGMGLMPGAKLGFANIMILTCIYFLRGRDVFVLVILKTLLTAFLLGTLSSLLFSLFGSLFSFIVMFALVKLGGKKFSVIGISIAGGLAHNTGQLLAASFVFNSTSIFYYLPILLITGIVTGIAVGFAVRYVVASLSKISLFEEFLNGPGH, encoded by the coding sequence ATGCCTATGTCCAGTAGTGAATCAGCTACAGCGCTGAAACGGACGGTCATTATTGCGATCTTCGCTGCCGTAGCCGTAGTGCTGAGTATTGTCGAGGCTCAGATTCCGCTTGCAGGAATGGGGCTGATGCCCGGGGCCAAGCTGGGTTTCGCCAATATTATGATTTTGACCTGTATTTACTTTTTGCGTGGACGAGATGTGTTCGTGCTGGTCATTCTGAAGACGCTGCTGACCGCATTTCTGCTCGGCACACTATCCAGTCTGCTCTTCAGCCTGTTCGGCTCGCTGTTCAGCTTTATAGTCATGTTCGCGCTCGTGAAGCTCGGCGGCAAGAAGTTCAGTGTGATCGGAATCAGTATTGCAGGGGGACTAGCTCATAATACCGGCCAGTTGCTTGCGGCGTCGTTTGTTTTCAATTCAACGAGTATTTTCTACTACTTGCCGATTCTGCTGATTACCGGGATCGTAACGGGGATTGCTGTCGGCTTTGCCGTCCGGTATGTCGTAGCCTCTCTGTCCAAAATATCCTTGTTTGAAGAGTTCCTGAACGGACCGGGCCACTAG